A segment of the Nitrospina gracilis 3/211 genome:
CGGACCGGGTTCAGCTGCTTGTCAATCCCGGTACATTTGAAGAAAAAGACGCCAACCTGATATCCGGGGACCCCATCCGCTTCAAGGATAAAAAACGTTACAAGGACCGCGTCAAAAGTCTGCTCAAGGTTCGAAACAGCACCGACTCCGTGGTCTGCGGAACCGGAAAGTTGGAAGACCACCAGGTGGAGTTGTGCGTTTTTGATTTCGAATTTCTCGGGGGAAGCATGGGATCGGTGGTCGGCGAGAAAATCACCCGTGCCATCGAACGCGCACGGGCAGACAAGTCGGCGCTGGTCATCGTCAGCTGCTCCGGCGGGGCACGCATGCAGGAAGGCATCTTTTCACTAATGCAAATGGCCAAAACATCGTCAGCCCTGAATACGCTCGCTGAGGAGGGCGTACCCTACATCTCGGTGTTGACCGACCCCACCATGGGCGGCGTTTCTGCCAGTTTCGCCATGCTTGGGGACGCCATCCTGGCCGAGCCAGGCGCGCTGGTCGGCTTTGCGGGGCCCCGTGTCATCGAACAGACGATCAAACAGAAACTGCCGGAGGGGTTTCAGCGTGCTGAATTCCTGTTGGATCACGGCCTCATTGATCAAGTCGTGCACCGCAAGGACATGAAACGGCGTATCGCCAATCTGCTTTCCCTGTTCAAAAACACCCCTATCGTCGCCCAACCGAATTGAATTATAATAGAAAGTCGATTCCACCTCGACCCGGATGGATGTGAGATCGGCTTATGATCCAGTACTACAAAATACTCGGCGTTTCTTCCAGGGCCAGCCTGACGGAAATCAAAAAAGCATACAAGGAACAGGTCAAGAAATGGCACCCCGACCGCTTTCCCCATGCCGACGAATCCGCGCAGAAAAAGGCCCACGACCTGTTTTCCTCCATAACCGAAGCGTACCAGAAGCTGGTGGACCTGCACACCAACCGCCAGCAGGGATTTTACGAGGAGGACCGGTTCAGCGGATTCCAACGGCCTTTCAACCCCGATTTCGGCCGGACCACCCAGCCCCCACCACCCGGTGTCCGCGCGGAAACCGACATACCGGGGTACTTCATCCAGACTTTCAACAACGGCGACCGCTACGAGGGTCAGTTCCACAACGACATGATGCACGGCATGGGCCACTACGTGCGCGCCAACGGCGACGTGTACACAGGTCAGTTCCGGTTCAACAAAGCACACGGCAACGGCAAGATGACCTTCGCCAACGGCGACACCTATACGGGTGAATTTGTGGAAGATGCCATGTGTGGTCGCGGTACTTACATTTATGCCAACGGCGACCGCTACGTGGGCCGTTTCCAGGCTGACATGCCCCACGGGGAGGGTGTTCTCATCTCTGATGGAAAGGCGTACGGAGGGCAATGGGAATTCGGGCAACTGCGGGCAGAGGGCTCGATGTAAACACCACCTGCCTCATTTTTGGCACAATATAAAAAAGCCGCTCCATTTCGGAGCGGCTTTTATTTTTCCAGGTGAATCTGTTTTTGGAGCGCGGCGATCAGACGCCCAGCGTTTCCACCGCATCGCGAATGGACATTGCCGTGCAGGAGAAAATAGGCGTGTCTTTTTCCGTGTAGCGGCTGCCTTCCGTCTCGCGCAGGTCCATGACCAGATCGAGGAAATCGTCCGGGTAATCCGTTTCGAACGCCACGACGAAATCGTAGTCGTCCAGGCCGAAGCAGTACGTGGTGTTCAGTTTCACCGACGGGTACTGGTTGCCTACATAAATGTGCTCGTCCATGATGCCCTGCCGAGCGTACTTGGAAAGCAGGTACCATTCGCGTTTCTTGGTGAACGGATAGATGAACAGGTACTTGGCCTTTCCCGGGATGATGTGCGTCCGGTCTTCCTCGTGCTCAGGGTTGAACAGGTCCATGTACATCGACCGCTTTGTCTGCGAAAAATACGAATACGTGGTGTCGAGGTACTTGCCCAGTTTGGTGCGCAGCATAGCGGTGGTCATTTTCTGGAAGTTTTCCATCTCGTAGGAAATCCGCCACAGCATGATTTCCGAATCACAACGGACACCCACCGTGGAATAAGCGAGGACGATCGTCCCGTCCTGTGCGTCGTAATCTTCCAGCACATTGATGAATTCTTCCTTCGCCGCGTCGATCTCGGCCTGCGGCAGGCGCCGGAACGCCGAATCAAGCTTGTAAAATGCGAAGTTGACGTACTGGCGGCGGCTGCCGGGTTGTGCTTCCCGCGCTTTCCGCTCGGCCTGCATTTTGGCAATCGCTTCGCCTTCACGCTCCTGCCGGGCCCGGGAGACCACTTCGTCGTCAATCAATTCAATGGATTTATCCCGGGCATATTGTTCGATCCCACGGACCACGCTTTTCCGCACGAAAAAGGGCACATTCAGCATCCGGGCTTTGGCATCTTCGGTCCAGTTCAGGCTCGTTTCCGGCATTAATTGTTCCAGCTCTTTGTCATCGATTGCCATAGCTCAACCTCTATCCTCGGTTGTTAAAGTTTGCCAAATTATACAATAATCAAAACAGGGATCAAGGCCCGGAGCCGACTGAATCCGGATAATCCCTGCTAGGCATGTCTGTTCTTGGTTTGATCGGGTCCCATGATAAACTGGGTATTATCGAATTTCAACACGAAATGCGCCTAAACCTATGAAAACTCAAGATTTTATCCAACTCGAAAACCGATACGGGGCCAGAAATTATAACCCTCTGGATGTGGTGCTGAACCGTGGGGAGGGAATCTGGGTGTGGGATGTCGATGGAAATCGCTACATGGACTGCCTGGCCGCCTACTCTGCCGTCAACCAGGGACATTGCCACCCCAAAATCCTGAATGCAATGGTCGACCAGGCCCGCAAGCTGACGCTCGTCTCGCGCGCCTTCCGCAACGATC
Coding sequences within it:
- a CDS encoding chlorite dismutase family protein — its product is MAIDDKELEQLMPETSLNWTEDAKARMLNVPFFVRKSVVRGIEQYARDKSIELIDDEVVSRARQEREGEAIAKMQAERKAREAQPGSRRQYVNFAFYKLDSAFRRLPQAEIDAAKEEFINVLEDYDAQDGTIVLAYSTVGVRCDSEIMLWRISYEMENFQKMTTAMLRTKLGKYLDTTYSYFSQTKRSMYMDLFNPEHEEDRTHIIPGKAKYLFIYPFTKKREWYLLSKYARQGIMDEHIYVGNQYPSVKLNTTYCFGLDDYDFVVAFETDYPDDFLDLVMDLRETEGSRYTEKDTPIFSCTAMSIRDAVETLGV
- the accD gene encoding acetyl-CoA carboxylase, carboxyltransferase subunit beta, whose translation is MAWFDKFPGVGRKLPKTKEAWVECKSCKEQIYQIDLIDNLHVCPKCDFHFRMTYSDRVQLLVNPGTFEEKDANLISGDPIRFKDKKRYKDRVKSLLKVRNSTDSVVCGTGKLEDHQVELCVFDFEFLGGSMGSVVGEKITRAIERARADKSALVIVSCSGGARMQEGIFSLMQMAKTSSALNTLAEEGVPYISVLTDPTMGGVSASFAMLGDAILAEPGALVGFAGPRVIEQTIKQKLPEGFQRAEFLLDHGLIDQVVHRKDMKRRIANLLSLFKNTPIVAQPN
- a CDS encoding J domain-containing protein — encoded protein: MIQYYKILGVSSRASLTEIKKAYKEQVKKWHPDRFPHADESAQKKAHDLFSSITEAYQKLVDLHTNRQQGFYEEDRFSGFQRPFNPDFGRTTQPPPPGVRAETDIPGYFIQTFNNGDRYEGQFHNDMMHGMGHYVRANGDVYTGQFRFNKAHGNGKMTFANGDTYTGEFVEDAMCGRGTYIYANGDRYVGRFQADMPHGEGVLISDGKAYGGQWEFGQLRAEGSM